GTTCTCACCGGAATCCAGGTAGATCCGGGTCATTCCGACCTTTTGTGCAATCACTCCTGAGCGCATTTCCATGCTTCCCCGGGTTAGTGCGGCCTAGAGCTTGATCTCGACATCGACACCGGCAGCCAGGTCGAGCTTCATCAAGGCGTCCACCGTCTGCGGCGTCGGATCGATGATGTCCAAAAGCCGCTTGTGGGTCCGGATTTCAAACTGCTCGCGCGACTTCTTGTCGATGTGCGGCGAACGGTTCACGGTGAATTTCTCAATCCGCGTCGGCAGCGGCACCGGGCCGCGTACCTGGGCACCCGTCCGC
The window above is part of the Rhodobium gokarnense genome. Proteins encoded here:
- the rpsJ gene encoding 30S ribosomal protein S10, with product MNGQNIRIRLKAFDHRILDTSTKEIVSTAKRTGAQVRGPVPLPTRIEKFTVNRSPHIDKKSREQFEIRTHKRLLDIIDPTPQTVDALMKLDLAAGVDVEIKL